In Drosophila santomea strain STO CAGO 1482 chromosome 3L, Prin_Dsan_1.1, whole genome shotgun sequence, a single window of DNA contains:
- the LOC120450649 gene encoding phosducin-like protein produces the protein MATLEDKLLGEKLEYYCSSSEGEDNGDDGDEPKGASGKSRSSGLTIDTNPDATPAGGFRQQSSTNTGPKGVVKDWQRFKQLEAERRDETERQRLALAKKLTITTATSAEDEERKRQEELDAELDELMSEDFLQQYQKQRMAEMLRQTGHHQQFGQVQQLTSHEEFLACVEQENKHTTIIIHIYERQLAACATLNKCLDSLASDYPSIKFAKICSSVAGMSRDFRTKGLPALLVYKAQAVIGNFVRLTDDLSDDFFASDVESFLIEHGIIVDRALYN, from the coding sequence ATGGCCACCTTGGAGGACAAACTACTGGGCGAGAAACTGGAGTACTACTGCAGTAGCAGCGAGGGCGAGGACAACGGCGATGACGGCGACGAACCCAAGGGAGCCTCCGGAAAATCCCGATCCTCCGGCCTGACCATCGACACAAATCCGGATGCGACTCCAGCTGGTGGATTCCGGCAGCAGAGCTCCACGAACACAGGACCCAAAGGCGTGGTCAAGGACTGGCAGCGATTTAAGCAGCTGGAGGCAGAGCGCCGGGATGAAACCGAGCGTCAACGACTGGCGCTGGCCAAGAAGCTCACTATTACGACGGCAACGTCGGCGGAGGACGAGGAGCGCAAGCGGCAGGAGGAACTGGACGCCGAGCTGGACGAACTGATGAGCGAGGACTTCCTGCAGCAGTACCAGAAGCAGCGGATGGCCGAGATGCTGCGGCAGACGGGACATCACCAGCAGTTTGGCCAGGTGCAACAGTTGACCAGCCACGAGGAGTTTCTCGCCTGCGTCGAGCAGGAGAACAAGCacaccaccatcatcatccacATATACGAACGACAACTGGCCGCCTGTGCCACCCTTAACAAATGCCTGGACAGTCTGGCCAGCGATTATCCGTCCATTAAGTTCGCCAAGATCTGCAGTTCCGTGGCCGGGATGAGCAGGGACTTCCGCACCAAGGGATTACCAGCCCTGCTGGTTTACAAGGCGCAAGCGGTCATCGGAAACTTTGTGCGGCTAACCGATGACCTCAGCGACGACTTCTTCGCCTCCGACGTGGAGAGTTTTCTAATTGAGCACGGCATTATAGTGGACAGAGCTCTGTACAATTGA
- the LOC120449288 gene encoding uncharacterized protein LOC120449288 yields the protein MSATTRTGLIPTPKRHVKYLKKRKNQHGDISRMPLKFEATPMPLSLRPFGGLFNPFAKGCSVLCNHPAPSGVKDVINQLKTSLAIEGKGQQHGKQDKIPEEPELQPHEADNIPEDLFRRYAETDSRPMTPTPTVTSIHTRTSAGSFYRRCITPEWGKHENIKRKKIILDLRRSHSQETLYWKPSSELTQSGLEEDKKPKSAGANEDKKPKRQPSNEQRPKSSLATANLAPGGDATNDPEAKPKTCINEHELSDEDVRRGKKRKKLKPAQATTTFHLSEDPETQVAALGPDSLNPSTRPSLIPNSLTLLPKDKRETEREPILLKGSFLTDEAFQALKTDLDVDLIENTFGRYLNRALREAIKYMPPKPKTVPKPVDDKVPPETTSKMPRKFSKSATRFDVPMDLSMLKNMTPWDYLSKCVWVSHQRKQLYKRVFLKYLSRIEEPESELAAMGNDELPEYTYRERTLVWQSLPQALEDVLEFHGTEENVQGTLRMLGYDAQGSGDLDFRAWCGIVSFAERLALADESGSDDSCDELEKADFNSMEQIMQDFTVPEKLKEIFDVIRKTHKNRY from the exons ATGAGCGCCACAACACGTACTGGATTAATTCCCACGCCCAAGAGGCATGTCAAGTATCTTAAAAAA CGCAAAAATCAACATGGAGATATATCGCGAATGCCCCTCAAGTTTGAGGCCACGCCCATGCCGCTGTCGTTGCGTCCGTTTGGAGGCCTCTTTAATCCTTTCGCCAAGGGATGCTCGGTGCTGTGCAATCATCCCGCACCTTCTGGGGTTAAGGATGTGATTAACCAGCTGAAGACTTCGTTGGCGATCGAGGGCAAAGGCCAGCAGCATGGAAAGCAGGATAAAATTCCTGAGGAGCCGGAGCTGCAGCCCCATGAGGCGGATAATATTCCGGAGGATCTGTTCCGGCGATATGCGGAAACGGATTCGCGGCCGATGACGCCAACGCCCACGGTAACGAGTATCCATACCAGAACCAGTGCTGGGTCATTCTATCGCCGATGCATTACTCCGGAGTGGGGCAAGCACGAGAATATAAAGCGGAAGAAGATCATACTGGATCTCCGCAGATCCCACTCCCAGGAGACGCTCTACTGGAAGCCCAGTTCGGAGTTGACCCAAAGCGGCCTGGAGGAGGACAAGAAGCCCAAGAGTGCCGGTGCCAACGAGGACAAGAAGCCGAAGAGGCAGCCCTCCAACGAGCAGAGACCGAAGTCCTCTCTGGCCACAGCAAACCTGGCACCAGGCGGAGATGCCACCAATGATCCGGAGGCCAAGCCCAAAACCTGCATCAATGAGCACGAACTCAGCGACGAGGATGTGCGAAGGGGCAAGAAGCGCAAGAAGTTGAAGCCAGCTCAAG CCACCACCACATTCCACCTAAGTGAGGATCCCGAGACGCAGGTGGCTGCTTTAGGTCCCGATTCACTCAATCCCAGCACCAGACCCAGTTTGATACCCAACTCACTCACCTTGTTGCCCAAGGATAAGCGAGAAACTGAGCGGGAACCGATCCTCCTGAAGGGCAGTTTCCTCACCGATGAAGCCTTTCAGGCGTTGAAAACCGATTTAGATGTGGATCTTATAGAAAACACCTTTGGAAGATAC CTTAATAGAGCTCTTAGAGAGGCGATTAAGTACATGCcgccaaaaccgaaaactgtGCCGAAGCCAGTCGATGATAAAGTTCCACCAGAAACAACGTCCAAAATGCCGCGAAAGTTCTCCAAATCAGCGACCAGATTCGATGTACCCATGGATCTTTCCATGCTAAAAA ATATGACGCCCTGGGATTATTTGAGCAAGTGCGTCTGGGTATCGCATCAGAGAAAACAGCTGTATAAGCGAGTATTCTTAAAGTACTTGAGTAGAATCGAGGAGCCGGAAAGCGAGTTGGCCGCCATGGGGAATGATGAGCTGCCGGAATACACATACCGTGAAAGAACCCTCGTCTGGCAGAGCCTGCCACAAGCTCTCGAGGATGTCCTGGAGTTCCATGGCACCGAGGAGAACGTGCAGGGCACACTAAGAATGTTGGGCTACGATGCCCAAGGATCGGGTGACTTGGATTTCCGCGCCTGGTGCGGAATTGTGTCCTTCGCTGAAAGATTGGCACTTGCTGATGAGTCTGGATCGGATGATTCGTGCGACGAGCTGGAGAAGGCCGACTTCAACAGCATGGAGCAAATAATGCAGGACTTCACTGTGCCCGAGAAACTCAAGGAAATTTTCGATGTAATTCGAAAGACACATAAAAATAGATACTGA
- the LOC120447898 gene encoding uncharacterized protein LOC120447898 isoform X1 — MADLLKALNITGNLLAGLEDTSNLTIATATTTTLSEGLNGNATTLDAAASTNSGEKLDLGGFDLPGNYSILINKLEQLALGLDSALGNFTIDRQEVEINLSGAASANEVADVADDLFDVLPAARAPPPHIAHGSRIYTGDDGQDFAHVVSDIWIGVILTLLIVFVIFFICACFVYHKFQQWKNSYRANHSDPTIEICRRCPPDYEAESLPSYTIVSGLPTYDDALEEFRKAGIILTPAVVPIIKIFECSETGKEQAVGYSLVETNMANADAAADNVSLASTTCNCGNSSPTSSLPSYSAATAAAMAAAAMAAAAAAPPQVIELSPEHLASLSQKRLSLQISFNNSVRRQSPLRNHLLRSRAVGNTAGVGPSEAAGPAIHGSGAHGVRGGGNATILPVLHRSSSTISLSNERQLLDQRLRHLHHRGSLY; from the exons CTCGAAGACACCAGCAATCTAACGATTGCAACTGCCACAACCACAACTCTGAGTGAAGGCCTCAATGGCAACGCGACGACCTTGGATGCCGCAGCATCCACCAATAGTGGCGAAAAACTCGATCTGGGCGGCTTCGATCTGCCCGGCAACTACTCCATACTCATTAACAAACTGGAGCAGCTGGCCTTGGGCTTGGACTCGGCCTTGGGAAATTTCACCATCGATCGCCAGGAGGTCGAGATCAACTTGAGTGGCGCGGCCTCGGCCAACGAGGTTGCCGATGTGGCCGACGATCTCTTTGATGTCCTGCCAGCTGCTCGGGCACCTCCCCCGCATATAGCACACGGATCCAGGATATACACGGGCGACGATGGCCAGGACTTTGCCCACGTGGTCAGCGACATCTGGATTGGGGTCATCCTAACACTGCTCATCGTCTTTGTGATATTCTTCATTTGCGCTTGCTTCGTTTACCACAAGTTCCAGCAGTGGAAGAATTCAT ACCGTGCCAACCACAGTGATCCAACGATTGAGATCTGCCGCCGCTGTCCGCCGGACTACGAGGCGGAGTCGCTGCCCTCGTATACGATTGTGTCCGGACTGCCCACGTACGACGACGCATTGGAGGAGTTCCGGAAGGCGGGCATCATCCTGACCCCCGCCGTGGTGCCCATCATCAAGATCTTCGAGTGCAGCGAGACCGGCAAGGAGCAGGCGGTGGGCTACAGCCTGGTGGAGACGAACATGGCGAACGCTGATGCTGCCGCGGATAATGTGTCGCTGGCCTCGACCACCTGCAATTGTGGCAACTCCTCGCCCACCTCATCGCTGCCCAGTTACAGTGCCGCCACAGCGGCTGCGATGGCAGCGGCTGCGatggcagcggcggcggctgctCCTCCCCAGGTGATCGAACTGTCGCCGGAACATCTGGCCTCCTTGTCCCAGAAGCGTCTCTCCCTGCAGATCTCATTCAATAACTCGGTGCGCCGGCAGTCGCCTCTCAGGAATCATCTGCTGAGATCCCGGGCGGTGGGAAATACAGCCGGCGTAGGTCCTTCGGAGGCAGCCGGTCCTGCCATTCACGGGTCAGGAGCCCACGGAGTCCGTGGCGGCGGAAATGCCACCATCCTGCCCGTCCTGCATCGCTCCTCCTCCACAATTTCACTGTCCAACGAACGCCAGTTGCTGGATCAACGCCTCAGGCATCTGCATCATCGTGGTTCCCTCTACTGA
- the LOC120447900 gene encoding zinc finger protein 37 encodes MLKVANVANPMQTMKKTNGDEESDESDMEEEEEEEDEEEDDLPDVGLQIDSEDEAELEAQRIRLVEEEAAKTTKKAEKERQQLQQKQQRQAQVSNGNEEQLEESQKPSNNKRKARGRPKRKVSTSSQASSASIASSASLVAAQVLADEKSRRFIYSCTSCTHHYADNLILSRHFQLEHAEKPKRKRGKTKSSAEETMVTPPLVIDPLEMGRLKPCAQLLVQGESVLQLCLACNSQFVNVVRFQEHLSQQHGYFQLLVPKEEPTDLPPHAMVTIPGALALSKANAQLQLPIPAPETPPPEQDVKEAPLSAAPNDKEDLAMINAMVAEIAAERVKKTSSPKVNKMIIKLPMPKKRGRKRTKPEKMRNEQDNVEKTEKKKKLNKEEGQQPVLEPLQAKKLINQAEQQEEKSAAEKPQSNNVEKVQQTPKGSQKDGTQPAKKSETEPEYLKEDNQLSDNTESDGSLEETGKIRLEKAIKDKPLTNNVQVDDSSQQKQLDKCEEGRSQPENAGKSKTVEPEHQHMYDESKKDHQQIDEEPTNSTKRKRGRKERKSPTPVLIPLGDKEIKEEPELPERRMRKSRQHVDYVVEIKDEGEDDDEEEEAEVDDDSSATISPHNSSTDESFTSIKRESSEESQHNGIGGIHTCNFCGKTFKRFSRMQDHLRLHTGEKPYVCGQCGRAFRLKMRLVEHQLRHRAEKAYKCDICSMPLATKQDLSLHMRHHKNDRRYKCDKCNKGFVRSSDLSIHVRIHTGEKPYSCDLCGKAFRARQNLVVHRRTHLGDKPIQCELCDKRFARKIDMRVHMRRHTGEKPYNCDACQRGYSSRVNLLRHQEREHGIEEQVSGSGKADKKHPKTAKEKEQENEPKAKATTRRPRREKLEQKIAAQEKLLNDLKRSLSAMPEIPEEPTQVKLDGAGQDLPADAGAGHAQVQVTLSMQMEPAPNTEDDEEITPEKENALSSSMTADGKTKASRKIASYFTVVGQQAEI; translated from the exons ATGCTGAAAGTGGCAAATGTTGCAAATCCAATGCAAACAATGAAGAAAACAAACGGCGACGAGGAGTCCGATGAGTCCGATATGgaagaagaggaggaggaggaagatgaggaggaggacgatCTGCCGGATGTGGGACTCCAAATCGACAGCGAGGATGAGGCGGAACTAGAGGCACAGCGCATTCGTTTGGTAGAAGAGGAAGCAGCCAAGACAACAAAAAAGGCCGAGAAAGAACGCCAGCAgttgcaacaaaaacaacaacggcaaGCGCAGGTCAGTAACGGTAACGAAGAGCAGCTGGAGGAAAGTCAAAAacccagcaacaacaaacgcaAGGCCCGTGGAAGGCCCAAACGCAAGGTATCCACAAGTTCGCAGGCTTCCAGTGCCTCCATCGCTTCCAGTGCTTCCCTGGTGGCCGCTCAAGTTCTCGCAGATGAAAAGTCACGCCGCTTCATCTACAGCTGTACCAGCTGCACACACCACTACGCCGACAACCTGATCCTATCCAGACACTTCCAGCTGGAGCATGCCGAGAAACCGAAAAGGAAGCGGGGGAAAACCAAGTCTTCTGCTGAAGAGACCATGGTTACTCCTCCCTTGGTCATTGATCCCTTGGAAATGGGCCGCCTTAAGCCCTGTGCCCAGTTGCTCGTCCAAGGAGAATCCGTGCTGCAACTGTGCCTCGCCTGTAACTCACAGTTCGTGAATGTGGTACGCTTTCAGGAGCATCTCAGTCAGCAGCATGGTTATTTTCAGTTGCTGGTGCCCAAGGAGGAACCCACTGATCTCCCACCGCATGCCATGGTCACCATTCCCGGGGCTCTGGCTCTGAGCAAGGCCAATGCTCAGCTTCAGCTGCCCATTCCTGCACCGGAAACTCCGCCACCGGAGCAGGACGTCAAGGAGGCTCCGTTAAGTGCCGCGCCCAATGACAAGGAGGATCTTGCCATGATCAACGCCATGGTGGCGGAGATTGCAGCCGAGCGAGTGAAGAAAACCAGCAGTCCCAAGGTCAACAAGATGATCATAAAGCTTCCTATGCCCAAAAAAAGGGGCAGGAAGCGCACCAAGCCAGAGAAGATGCGGAACGAACAGGATAATGTGGAGAAGacggaaaaaaagaaaaaactaaaCAAGGAGGAGGGACAGCAGCCAGTTTTGGAGCCATTGCAGGCCAAAAAACTAATTAATCAGGCGGAACAGCAAGAGGAAAAGTCTGCAGCGGAGAAACCACAGTCGAATAATGTTGAAAAAGTTCAACAAACCCCGAAGGGATCACAGAAAGACGGTACTCAGCCGGCAAAGAAATCAGAGACTGAGCCGGAGTATTTAAAGGAAGATAACCAGTTGTCGGATAACACAGAATCTGATGGTTCACTAGAAGAAACCGGGAAAATACGGCTGGAGAAAGCCATCAAGGATAAACCATTGACAAACAATGTGCAAGTAGATGACAGCAGCCAACAGAAGCAGTTGGATAAGTGTGAGGAAGGTCGTTCCCAGCCGGAGAATGCTGGAAAATCTAAAACGGTGGAACCAGAGCATCAGCACATGTATGACGAGAGTAAAAAGGATCACCAGCAGATTGATGAG GAACCCACCAATTCAACCAAGCGCAAGCGCGGACGCAAAGAGCGCAAGTCACCGACACCCGTACTCATTCCGCTGGGAGACAAAGAAATCAAGGAGGAGCCAGAACTCCCAGAGCGGCGCATGCGTAAGAGTCGCCAGCATGTGGACTACGTTGTCGAAATCAAAGATGAAGGGGAAGACGATGACGAGGAGGAAGAGGCTGAGGTGGATGATGACTCCTCAGCCACTATTTCGCCGCACAACAGCTCAACCGATGAGAGTTTTACATCGATCAAACGTGAGTCATCAGAGGAATCGCAGCACAACGGAATCGGGGGAATTCACACCTGTAACTTCTGTGGCAAAACCTTCAAGCGCTTCTCAAGAATGCAGGATCACCTGCGACTCCATACCGGAGAGAAACCATACGTGTGTGGACAGTGTGGACGGGCTTTCCGTCTAAAGATGCGTCTGGTGGAGCATCAATTGCGACATCGCGCTGAGAAGGCATACAAATGCGATATCTGTTCAATGCCGCTGGCCACCAAGCAGGATCTCTCGCTGCACATGCGTCATCACAAGAATGATCGGCGCTACAAGTGCGACAAGTGCAACAAGGGATTTGTACGCAGCTCAGATTTGTCTATCCACGTGCGGATTCACACGGGTGAAAAACCTTACAGCTGTGATCTGTGCGGTAAGGCGTTCCGTGCTCGCCAAAATCTGGTGGTTCATCGACGTACTCATCTCGGCGATAAACCCATTCAGTGCGAGCTCTGCGACAAGCGTTTCGCCCGCAAGATTGATATGCGGGTGCACATGCGCAGACACACAGGTGAAAAGCCCTACAACTGCGATGCCTGTCAGCGTGGCTACTCCTCCCGTGTAAATCTGTTGCGTCACCAGGAGCGTGAGCATGGCATCGAGGAGCAAGTCTCCGGATCTGGCAAGGCGGATAAGAAACACCCAAAAACGGCAAAAGAAAAGGAGCAGGAAAACGaacccaaagccaaagcaacGACACGACGTCCGCGACGCGAGAAGCTGGAGCAAAAGATTGCTGCTCAGGAGAAGCTTCTAAATGACCTGAAGCGCAGCTTGAGTGCTATGCCAGAAATACCCGAGGAGCCAACGCAGGTCAAACTTGATGGAGCTGGCCAGGACTTGCCGGCAGATGCGGGAGCAGGACATGCTCAAGTACAAGTCACTCTGTCTATGCAAATGGAGCCAGCACCCAATACtgaggacgacgaggagatCACGCCGGAGAAGGAGAACGCTTTGTCCAGCTCGATGACAGCAGATGGCAAGACAAAGGCGAGTCGCAAGATAGCCAGCTACTTCACTGTTGTGGGTCAGCAGGCGGAAATTTAA